Part of the candidate division WOR-3 bacterium genome, GCCTCACCGATGACCAGTGCGACTGCTGCCGCGGTTACTCCCCAGACGACAATGCCCGCCACTGACAGTGCGAGCGCCAAGGCCACCCCGACCCCGGTGTTCAGGCAGAATCGCCGTTCCTGGCCAGATGCAAGCAGCGTGTACCCGGCCAGGGTTGTGAGCAGACTAAGCGGCAGGAACCAGACAAGCACAACAACTGGGACCGCTGCTTCCAGATAGTTGTTGCCAAATACCACGATCACGGCCGGTCGCGCAAGCAGGCTGAGCCCGATGCACAATGGCAGGGTGAGGACGATGATTACACGCACCGCGGTTCCGACCAGTCCGGGCAGACGGTCCGGAGCCGATTTGTAGTACCGGCTGACCATCGGCAGGAACACAGCCTGAAACACCCGGTCCAGCATCAGGAGGAAAAATACAAGGCGCTGGGCCGCGGTGAAAAGGCCGGCTTCCTTGTCGGTGCGAAGAAGTGCGAGCGCGATGATGCCGAAGTTCACGTAGATTTGGGTGAGAACCGAAGCCACCCCGACTGGCCAGGAAGTCATGGCCAGTTGTTTCCAGGCGTCGCGGTCAAAGCCCGGTCGCGGCATGCCGAACTCGGCTGCGTAGCGCGCCGCCAGCACGAGTGCGGCCACAATCGTCGCAGCCGCAAGCGCCAAGGGAACCAGCAGAATCTGATGCGGCCCGCGCACCAGCAGGGCGACAAGTACGAAGTACAGTGCATTGGTAAGGACGTGTCCCAGCGCGACGAACTCAGTCCGCTCAATGCCGGTAAAGAGCCATTCAAGCATGAACGTTTGGGCCACGACTCCGGTACTGAAAAGGATGAGTAGTAGTCTGACACCTTGGTCTTTACGGACAAGCAGGGCAAAACACACGATTGCGGCGGTCGCCGCTAGACTCAAGAGCAGGCGGAGCGACAACACGTTGCTGACCAGGTGCGGAATCCTGGTCCGGTCGCGCGCGGCCTCGCGGATGCCAACAGTAAGAAGGCCAAACTTGGTCACAATCACTCCGTAGGACATCACCGAGAAGGCAAATCCGACCTGGCCAAACCCGTCAATTCCCAGACGCCGGGCAAGCAGGGCTGAAACCAGAAATCCGAGCAACCTTGTCACGACCTCACCGATGAGGAGGAACGCAGCGTTCTTTGTCGCCCGCTTCATGCCATAAGACACCGGTACAAGCCGACCAGGTTTTTCTCGGCCTCGGCCCAGTTGTACCGTTCCAGCACTGCCTGCCTTCCTGCCCGGCCCGCGGCTTGGGCGCGTTCAGGACTACCTAGCACGGCCCGGAGAACGTGGGCAATCTTGTTGACATTGGTTGGGTCAACGAGCCAGCCGCATCCGGCCGACCGCACGACCGCCGCAATTTCGGGGAAGTCACTGGCGACTACCGGAATGCCCATGGCCATGAACTCGAATAGCTTGTTCGGCTGACCGGTGTAGTCATTGGTCCGGCCAGGCTGAAGCAGGATGATGCCGACTGAGCTTTCACGGATTGTCAGAAACATCTGTTCGTAGGGCAGCCAGCCCAGAAACTCCACCTGGCCAGCAATGCCGGTCTGAGCCACAAACGACTTGGCCCAGCGTTCAATATCAGAGTGCGGATCGAAGTTACCGACAACCCGGAGCCGCGCGTCAGGAAATTCGGCTACGACCTTGGCAAATGCCTCGAGCAATTTGTCAAATCCCCTGTGCCTGGTTACCATCCCGGTGTAGGCTAACCACGGCTTGCGCCGAGTTGCTGGCTCTGGAACCGAGTCGAGTGCCGGATAGTTTGGGACCAGCACCGGTTCCCGACCCTGGTCGGCGAAGCGTCTTGCCCGCGTCGCGTTGGTCTCAATTATCGCA contains:
- a CDS encoding flippase — translated: MKRATKNAAFLLIGEVVTRLLGFLVSALLARRLGIDGFGQVGFAFSVMSYGVIVTKFGLLTVGIREAARDRTRIPHLVSNVLSLRLLLSLAATAAIVCFALLVRKDQGVRLLLILFSTGVVAQTFMLEWLFTGIERTEFVALGHVLTNALYFVLVALLVRGPHQILLVPLALAAATIVAALVLAARYAAEFGMPRPGFDRDAWKQLAMTSWPVGVASVLTQIYVNFGIIALALLRTDKEAGLFTAAQRLVFFLLMLDRVFQAVFLPMVSRYYKSAPDRLPGLVGTAVRVIIVLTLPLCIGLSLLARPAVIVVFGNNYLEAAVPVVVLVWFLPLSLLTTLAGYTLLASGQERRFCLNTGVGVALALALSVAGIVVWGVTAAAVALVIGEACMLILMGRDFLRLCRPQLDRRMFVPLLGGLGVAAVLVLLRNWNWMVAAAASAVIYLAVLLLGRGIGREDLGLAEQ
- a CDS encoding glycosyltransferase family 4 protein codes for the protein MTSSHPVDYSRFFHREAVSLARAGYDVSLIGLESGSKQRPRKGVSVFAVPRLRGIAKSRTLALIRRLAEEQAAAVYHCLDPWTLELGLTIARRHPGTRIVYDSTELYPAVYAERDDLLAPVRWLLALRVKYLEREALRRADAIIETNATRARRFADQGREPVLVPNYPALDSVPEPATRRKPWLAYTGMVTRHRGFDKLLEAFAKVVAEFPDARLRVVGNFDPHSDIERWAKSFVAQTGIAGQVEFLGWLPYEQMFLTIRESSVGIILLQPGRTNDYTGQPNKLFEFMAMGIPVVASDFPEIAAVVRSAGCGWLVDPTNVNKIAHVLRAVLGSPERAQAAGRAGRQAVLERYNWAEAEKNLVGLYRCLMA